The sequence below is a genomic window from Setaria italica strain Yugu1 chromosome IV, Setaria_italica_v2.0, whole genome shotgun sequence.
gcttaatagattcgtctcgccgtttagcctccacttatataatgtgttttgtaaatagtctacgtttaatactcctaattagtatctaaacattcgatgtgacacgtgctaataATATGCAAAAGTAACCCAACGGGGGTAAAAGGCGTCTTCCCGATGGACGCAACGCAAAGCACTCGATCTGTTTTCTCTGCTCGAAAGTTGGGCGTGGCTTGTTCTAGATAATCAGAGCTCGTGCTCTCCAAAAGTAATCTTTTTTATATAATGATAACAGCTGGTTGCGGTGTGCGTGCTCGTGTGGCTTGAACGGTAAGACTCATCCGGCAtggcattgcattgcattgcatgccgTGGCCCGTGGAGTTACCTTCAAGCGAGGTCATGGCTCTGTAGACCTGCAGTTCAATGCCAATTGCCAAGTGCGGTCAAATAACTTGAACCGTTCTATTGAGATTTGGTACGGGAACTCTCCGATTTACTACTTGTTTTTATCTAGTCCCGTGAAATCTACTCAACGAGCGGTTGTTGCTGAATCGCCTAGGGCATCGTTTGGATCCGATTTTGGATTATGAAAATCTGGATTTTGGATGGATTTCCAAAATCTGGATTTTGGGCAAAATCTGGATTTTGGGCAAAATCTGGATGGAATTGTTTGGATTCCTAGATTCCAAAATCTGATTTTATAGCTATTTGTTGCATACATGACTTTTTTGCCCTTGCTACCATTTCATAGCCAACCTGTTGCTCAATATCAGAAGAGGGGTAAATTAGTAATTTTCATGTGCAGAAGCTGGTGGAATCAAGCCTTTAGCAGATTCTGGGATTCATAGAATTTGGAAAATTAGCTTCTGGAATCTGCACCAAAATCTGACCCGTTTGGAGCCACTCTGGATTCTAGATTCTAGATTCACATAATCTGCCATGCTCCAAACGAGGCCTAGGGTGGAGAAAAAAACTACCAACAACTCAGGGATGATAGTATGTTTAATTGATCGAGGCCAAAAGACGATTTTCGAGACACGGCAGTGCAGAgaaacttagggggtgtttggatacgaggtgctaaactttaacagtgtcacatcggatgttcggatgctaattaggaggactaaacatgagctaattataaaactaattgcagaaccctgtcctaattcgcgagacgaatctattaagcctaattaattcatcattagcaaatggttactgtagcaccacactgtcaaatcatggactaattaggcttaatagattcgtctcgcgaattatactccatctgtgcaattagttttgtaattagcctatgtttaatactcctaattagcatctaaacatccgatgtgacaggtgttaaactttaacagggtgttgccaaacacccccttaactgAGAAAGAGCGGATGGGCAAATGGGCAAATGGGCAATCACATGAGTGGGTCTACTTTAACCAACCTAGGAGTACTTCTACTGATCGAAAACCTTGGGATTCACTATTGGGTACGAGTGTCATCCCGTCAGACTAGTGGTAGTGGATCCGTGCGCCACGAAACAAACTATCCAACGGCAGAAATCTCATTAGCAAATTATCCATAACCAGAGCTAAAGTGCTAAACCCagtatctattttttttaaaaaaaaattatacaagaTAACATCATAGTTCTCCAAGCGGGGGTGGCTTCTCTTGTACCTAAACAACGCCATGTTTACTTCGTTAGCGTGGTTCTTCCTTTTCAGTGGCAGATAGTAATGTGCTCGTCGACGCAGTAGCGAAGGGCATGGGGCAGTGTCTGAGCATTTTTATATTTCTGAAACGTATCGCGACTGACCGGTAGAGCTGGCCGCACAAGCTCTTGTGATGGTGGCGATCTTGTCATCCCTTGTATGGACGGAACTAGTGGGCTCGCCTCTTGATGCCTGGTGGTTGGTGCCGCCACGGTGTCACGTGCACCCTGCAGTGCCTCGGAGAGGTCCAGCATGCTTCCATGACAAGCCAGAACATGGCCAAGGTCAACTCGTCCCCTGCTCATGCCGTCATGCGTTCCAACTCGCAAAGCCGTGGATCTGCAACAGAGTTCGAGCCCTGGTCGAGGCCCCGGGGGGAGCCGCGGGCTTGCAGAGCACCGAGAGGGGATCCGTGTTCAGGAACGGTGTGCAGGGCACATGCCGGCCgcgtaaggccttgtttagttggcaaatttgggaggtgcaaaattactatgccagtactgtagcacactgtagcgtttcgtttgtatttgtgaattattgtccaaatattgactaattaggcttaaaagattcgtctacaacaaaactgtgcaattagtttttgatttcgtctacatttagtactccatgtatgtaccgtaaTTTTGATGTGACGGAAAATCTTGTttatagtgttaaagttgggagttgaggGTACTGGCCTAAATTCTCCGAGGAGCGACGCCGGGAGCCCCGGGACCAGCCGCAGCAGAAATGCAGAACCCGTCGTCGTTTTCGATCAGTGGGCTGTGGGGTAGTAGGAGCGTAGTAGGACAGAATTTTCCGAGGCCCCGAACCTCCCAGCTGTCCGGCAGTGGACTGGCGCGAGACGTGTCAACACGCTGGGGGTAGCGGGACCCATTGGCCATCACCACCCTCTCGCCACCTTGGCCTGGCATCAGGCAGTGGCAGTCTGGCAGTGGCATAGCATGGGCATCCACGGCCCCGACCGGCCGACCCTACGCGGCGATCTCGCCTCGTTTCCTTTGCGCCAAGTGAGCCCtctttacttcacccccaactcctaacttcgacactatgcaaaaagaagatttcccattacatcaaacttgcggtacatgcatggaatactaaatgtagacgaaattaaaaactaattgcacagttttgttgtactttgcgagacgaatcttttaagcctaattagtcaatatttagacaataattcacaaatacaaacgaaacgctacagtatcgtatttatggcaaaatgctaattttgccactcccaaattggcaAGTAAACAAGGCCAGATGGATGCGTGCCCCCGCACCCGGAGTGGACACCTGTTGGACCGTACCTCGATGGATGCGTGCCCCCGCACCCGGAGTGGACACCTGTTGGACCGTACCTCGACAGCCTGACAGCACATCGCAGCGCCGATACTCGCGACTCCGGGGCAGGGGGTGATTAGTCCACCACCAGTACGCGACTTTGTTTATCATCACTAATCTCAGCAAAATAAGCTTATCTTCTTTCCCTCGCTGTCAGAAGCAGCACGCCCAAAGCCGAACATACTCACGTGCGTACGCTTTTTCGTGGTATACAGTACACGCAACGGCGCCTACGGTAGTACAGTACGGAGTACATCCGTAAAGCTCGCCGTACATGTGCATACCACACACTGGGTCGTACCCGTGCACCCGTAATCTCGTGACCGTCACCCCAAAAGTCGTCCGCGTGCTCCCACAAGAAATCAGGCGATATCCCCTGTGCCCATGGCACTAGTACACTATACCTGCCCATAGCGCAAGCTGCCAAGTCCGGCCGCCGGGACCTCCACCTGGCGCCGTGGCACTGGCACGGCCCCGCACAGAGCTCCTGTGCGCCGCTGCTCTGCCCTCCCGTGACGAGCAAGAGCTTCTCCTTCGAGTTCCATACCATGATTTGGGGATCGATCGGATCGCGCCGggccccgccgcccaccgctcTGTCTCGTTCCGGGAATAGAGGACGGATGCGAGGCCACCGTCGCGTCCCGCCACGGGCACGCGTCGCCCCCGTCCGGGCATTCGCGTCCGTGCCCGCCGCGCCTCTTCTGTGGCCCGGGCCCCGAGGAGGGGATTTGGGGAGGGGaaggcgccgggcggcggctgctgccaTCGGCCATTCGGCCGGCCCTGGCTGCGTGCctgggcgccggcgcccgcaACGGCTACAATTCGAAGTGTGCAGTGATGGCGTGAGATGGACGCGGCGTTCGGGGGCTTGGGCTCCTCGCTGCGTGGGAGTTGGGGATCAGGTGCGGGCCGTGCTGGTGCTGGCATACTGTCATGGCGGATCCGCTGAGGGAAGCGAGAATATGATGACGGGACGAGTGCCGGGGCTCTCGCGTCTCTACTCTGACACAATGAATCGTTCATGAGTTTGTAATTTCTTTTACTTGGTTGGGTTTTTAATGTGGAAGTGGTAGACTGAGACTTCAAAAATAGTGCAAGGCCAAAGTAATAACATCAATCAATGTGGTAAACAATGCTCCTAGTATTTGCATGGAAAATAATCACATTAAGGACTGTGTAATTATTCCGAACAGCACATACTATGTCGTTCTACACGGTGGCCGATCGTAGACAGGGGTGGAGCCAGGATTTGAAGTAAGGGGTAATGGACAAAGTAAAGTTGAACTTATAGCCATATGAGCTGGTAACCTGGTTTTAGTCACATATAATAATAGcatgtttcacaagtcttaaccaaaataaaattacatatctatCAACTTAAATTTAGCTCTTCAACTAGATTGTACGCTGCAATAATATCATAAGTACTAATTGATGCAGTCAATTCCTTCTCAATATAAATTACCAAACAATCTCGCAGAAATCCATCTCCCATGTACATCTGAGGCGTGTCTTCGCAAGTTTCATAGCTGAAAAGTATCTTTTGGTGGTTGCAGCTGATACTTGTCCACCATAGGATAAGATGAATATTTACTTGTTTTAAATAGTCCACTTGTTAGATACATGTTTTAAATAGTCCACTTGTTAGATCAGCAAGTGTTGATAATTCCTTTAGTTCTGGATGGTTGCATACATCAATTTGAAAACGTGGAAGCTGACACTCCAATTGAGCTCTTTCTTGACTTGAGACGAAGACGAACACGAACAGTCGAACGGAGGCTTGATGCCTTGATGCTTCGTATTCCAGGAGTCACAATTCACGAACGGAGGCTTTAAATGGCAAAATGAGCTGCTTCATATTCCATAAGGTCCCGAACGGAGGCTTCTTATTGGACCAGGGGTGCCAGGCCGCCAATGGGTAGACACAGAGGTCGCAGAGCGTTAGGGGGTGCCAAGCCTCCCATGCCACCCTCCACCACTTATTGTAGATGTAAAAAATTGTTGTTGTAAAAGAAAGATATGCTTATTGAAAGTCACCCGCAACAAAAACACGGGTACATTGGCCGCCTCTTTTTTTCCCTCTAAATAACCGTTTTAAAATAGTTGAGTTTGACATTCTAAATTTGCATGGGGATCCAACCGTTTCAGCAACGTACTACCATGAATTTGATGACTATAGTTTTGTGCCGTCACGATGAATTAAAAAAGTGGATAATGGAGGTAGTTGTGCATAGCATTTACGATACCGTCAATACGGTTTATCTCTTAATCGCGCCGAAAAGAGCAGTAGTAATTAGTAATGTGGCTAATTGCCCTAGACCACCATGAATCCTCGGCTCTTCAACCTGTATACATGCCCGCACCACCCCTACTCCCTGGTCCTGGGGCCAGGAGCACAACCCACGCCGCATCCTCGAACAGGCAGGTGGTGAACGCCATTGCCCTCCGCTCCCCGTCAAATaaacctcctcctccatccctcCCCGCCCTCCCCTGTTACCGCGTCGTTGAGGGCTCTGCACGCAAGCACGCCCCGAGGGAACAAGCGGCAAAGCCTCCCTCCCCCCTCGAGGCGGGGACGAATAACCCAGCGCACCCGCCGCGCCGTGGTCCAattggccgccgcggcgcgaaGCAAGCGTCGCCGTCGATCGTTGGAGgcgagggagaggggaggggagtttCTTTTTAGTCCTCCCCCTAGGCGGATGAGATGCCGCTGCGCCGGAAGGTGAGGCCCGCgggcgcgacggcgcggcgggcggcgctgcGGTGGTGGCTGCTCTCGCTCGCCGCCACGGGCGCCGcggtcaccgccgccgcagcgctgctcgccgtcgccctccacttctccggctccggccccggcgccgcctcgtcctccgcctcctccggcgcgCCCTACCGCCTCTCGCAGCCGCGGGAGGCCGAGGAGCTGCGGTGGGAGCAGGAGGtcgcgccgccgcagctcgcGTCGCCGCAGTCGCGAAAGGTGATCGATTGGCCTTGTTCGATGCCCCCCGCGTATCTCGCTATTCGTTACCGGCTGCGGCCGCCgttgttcttttttttgaatCCATGGGAGTCCATGACGCCGGGATTAATCTCTAGATTTGACAGCTGGACGGCGCGGCGGAGAAGAGCCTGTGGCTGCCGGCGCCATCGCGGCGGTTCGTGCCCTGCgtggcgccgtcgccggagtACAAAAGTACGCGCATTATCGGCACGCTTCCCGGACATGGATTTCTCGCCGTGCGGTCCAAATTATCGTGCGCGGCTCTGATTTCGTTCGTCTTGCCTCGCAGGCCCGGTGGCATCGAGGGGGTACTTGCTCGTACACACCAATGGCGGTCTCAACCAGATGCGCGCTGGGGTAAGCTGGACTGTCCTCGTCAAGATTTTTATCTAGCTGCTCCTGCTTGTACTGACGAGATTCATTGCTTGGTTCGCATTTAGATGTGTTGACTTGAGTGTGAGAGCCAAGAtctcaataaataaatataataatgAAAACAAGAGTGTCCGAGAACATGGTGTGCGTGCATGTGGGCTGTTTAATCAGAGTTGACGATTTGTGAGCATACATCATCAGCAGATTTGCTTTTGTGGGTAGCATGTTTTTGGTGCTTATCAATGTGCTtactgcttaactccagtgtaTGTGGGCACTGAGTAGTCGTTTGGTGCTTTAATCACATGTAGTTGGTGTTCTGGTGCTAATGTTCCACTCTCTTGTAGGCTTAAATAAGCTGTACATGGTGGTTATAAAACTAAGCTGTTTGTTTCCCTACTATTATTGGTTGACTGAGTTATCGCAAATCAGATTGAGTGGCTCAAGCTGGGTTAGAGATAGAGCCCTTACTCCTGTGTCCTGAGAATAGTTGGTGGGTGGATGTTGTCTCATTGTCATTCCAAATTTCTTTTCCTGATGCTTCATATTATTATTGAATGCCATGATCATTTTCTGATAAATGACACCTGTTTGGATGTACTCTGTCATAACTGTGCCAGCGCTTCAGTCGTTATCTTGTTTTTCATTTATAGTAGGATATAAAGCAGGACAAAGGTGCTTGTTTTGTCAGAGGAGACCAAAAGCAGTTACACTCTCAGGCATGCAGATTGTTAGATAACTGAAACTAACTAGTGTCATAGTTTTACTTGAGTTTAAACTTTAAAGAAATAGGAGAATTGACTATATTTGTTTATAAGGTTACCTTAATTATGGTTAATACCTTTTTACGATAACTGTAACTTTTTTTCCAATCGGTACCTGTCCTAATTCTCTTAACAGCAGTGTCATGTGATTTGACTAAAATGGAATGGGAAGTGTTTCTTTGTTGCTTGTTGCGCTTGCGCATGTTTTGTCCTCTGTTTACTGGGTACAGATCCCTGTTTGCTAAAGGAATTATCATGGGCAGATCTACTTCACAAAATCCAACAATTTTTATCTCCTTTTTAATAGCCAATTCTTATTCTTATGGCAGATCAGTGATATGGTGGCAGTTGCGCGCATACTTAATGCTACACTCATCATTCCAGAGCTTGATAAGAAATCATTTTGGCATGACAGAAGGTAGCTCATatgttggttttttttttcaatcttcTATTAACTGATCTGAGACTAACAGACCATTTTTCGATATCAGCAACTTTTCAGATGTCTTTGATGAAGAACACTTCATAAATTCTTTAGCAAATGATGTAAAAGTTTTGAAGAAACTGCCAAAGGAGTTGGTGAAAGCTCCAAAGTCTGTTAGGTACTTCAAGAGTTGGTCTGGAGTAGATTATTACCAGGAAGAGATTTCTCCACTGTGGGATCATCGCCAGGTCAGGATTCAACCACCACTATGCACTTCCGTTTCCATACCAAACTAAGGAGTGACTGCTGGATGCAATTTTTGTAACTGTGATGCTGACTTGAAGACTTATACTAGGTCATTCGAGCTGCTAAGTCAGATTCTCGCCTTGCAAACAACTACCTTCCTACCGACATTCAGAAGCTTCGCTGTCGGGCCTTTTTTCAAGCACTTAGATTTGCTCCCCCAATTGAAGCTTTAGGCAAGGTAAATCATTCTATAATATCTTATCATGCTCATTATTTCCATTATTTATATACCGAGAGTTGTTTTGACAAGCAAAGATTTAACTGATTTTTGCAGCTATTGGTGGAGAGGATGAGATCATTTGGACCATATATAGCTTTGCATCTACGCTATGAGAAGGATATGCTTGCTTTTAGTGGGTGTACATATGGTTTATCTCAAACAGAATCAGAAGAACTTGCAATGATCAGGCAAGGCCTTAtggtttgtttatttatttattacacTGTCTTGTCTGGTTTTTACAACAGTAAATATTATCAGCTGTTTAATTGAATTCTGCCTTTTTTAATTCTTACAGAGAAAACACAACCTACTGGAAGGTGAAAGACATTGATCCATTAGAACAAAGATCCCATGGTTACTGCCCCTTGACACCAAAGGAGGTTGGCATGTTTCTTTCTGCCCTAGGATATCCGTCAAGCACCCCAGTGTACATAGCCGCAGGGGAAATATACGGAGGTGAATCTCATATGGTTGATTTGCAATCACGCTTCCCGATTCTGATGAACAAGGTACAGCCAGTACCATTCCATCTGTTATATAGTGTTTAATACAACTTTCTTGAGCCAACATATGTCGCGTGCTTCATTGCAGGAGAAACTTGCCTCAGCCGAGGAGCTACGGCCTTTCAGCCAATACGCTGCTCAAATGGCAGCTCTGGATTACATTGTTTCGGTGGAGAGCCATGTCTTTGTCCCATCCTATTCGGGTAACATGGCACGTGCTGTTGCGGGTCATCGCCGTTTTCTTGGTCACCGGAAGACAATAAGTCCTGACAGGTGAAACCACAATCAGTTCGTTTATCAAATTTCTGTGAAATTGTCTTTCTGTTCCCTTCTGAATATCATTTATCTCCTTTCTCTGGTTCAGGAAAGCATTAGTTCGATTGTTTGACAAAGTCGACAGAGGATTACTGAAGGAAGGCAAGAAGCTATCTGAAAGGATACTAGACATCCACCGGAAAAGGTATTAAACTAAAAcgatgatgaacatgatgagTAGTTAAAAGACAATTTACCTGCGCTTGTTCTTTATCTTTGTTCTTGTTTCGCTCTTCAGACAAGGCTCTCCACGGAAACGAAAAGGTCCAGTCTCAGGAACAAAGGGCAAAGATAGGTTTCGGTCAGAAGAGGCGTTTTATGAGAATCCTCTTCCCGACTGCCTGTGTCAACCAGGGTCTCCAGATAGCGATGATTCTCTTGTCAGCATCTAAGCCAAGGAGCAGATCATCCTCGCTGATCCTGGTGGCCACCACTCCTGTGTACATAGAGCAATTCAggaacagagagcaaggcgcGCACACATAAATTTCACCGAGCAAGGTGCATACTGACCAGTCCATGTACCTGACATAATGCGCCAACTATTCGTTGGCGCACCATTGTCCAGCTGTGGCTGAAGTTCTGGCATGGTTGGGCTTGTTCAGAAGTCAACAGCTGGAGGTGGAAGCAGCTGTATAAGGCTACATATGTAGCCAAATTGCTGTATAGGACTACAGAGAAGTTTTGAGATTTTTTAGATCAGGATAATTAGCTCAACTGCTTGTAAGTAGATGGTAATAAACGGAGAAATATAGAATTATACTGGAGCAGTTTGACACTAACATTCAATCAGAGTTACTTATTGGCATTATCTCCATCCCACCTCTCAGTGGAAG
It includes:
- the LOC101765138 gene encoding uncharacterized protein At1g04910 → MPLRRKVRPAGATARRAALRWWLLSLAATGAAVTAAAALLAVALHFSGSGPGAASSSASSGAPYRLSQPREAEELRWEQEVAPPQLASPQSRKLDGAAEKSLWLPAPSRRFVPCVAPSPEYKSPVASRGYLLVHTNGGLNQMRAGISDMVAVARILNATLIIPELDKKSFWHDRSNFSDVFDEEHFINSLANDVKVLKKLPKELVKAPKSVRYFKSWSGVDYYQEEISPLWDHRQVIRAAKSDSRLANNYLPTDIQKLRCRAFFQALRFAPPIEALGKLLVERMRSFGPYIALHLRYEKDMLAFSGCTYGLSQTESEELAMIRENTTYWKVKDIDPLEQRSHGYCPLTPKEVGMFLSALGYPSSTPVYIAAGEIYGGESHMVDLQSRFPILMNKEKLASAEELRPFSQYAAQMAALDYIVSVESHVFVPSYSGNMARAVAGHRRFLGHRKTISPDRKALVRLFDKVDRGLLKEGKKLSERILDIHRKRQGSPRKRKGPVSGTKGKDRFRSEEAFYENPLPDCLCQPGSPDSDDSLVSI